Within the Onychostoma macrolepis isolate SWU-2019 chromosome 14, ASM1243209v1, whole genome shotgun sequence genome, the region ctctgtctgtgtgttttacaaacatgcagacACTCACAAAAGAGGCTGGTATGTTTTCAAAGAAGCAAAGCGGCATGTCtgcaataatttaaatatttgcaatCAAAACAGAAAACTCTCACTGACTGTTTTGGGTACACAAAAAAGCCTCGCCAATCAAAATATTGTTGCGAAAGCACAATGTCAGAAGCAATTTACTTTTGAAAGATCGATGTAACCGCTGATGAGCGTCTTCGGTTTAGCTCATGGATTTTGGATCGGCAACAGTCATTGTGCATTAATTAGAGCTCCTAACACTGATTCACAAAAACCAATCAATTACTCTTCTAGACGTGACTGGCAGTACCCTATAATTGGGTGACTGCTTTCCTTTTCTCAAGTGCCCCGCAGCCAATCGGTGCAGACCAAACAGGTGGCAGCAGAGGAAACAAGCTCTTCCAGTCCAtaaaactggctaactagctcTTGAAAGTTGCCAGCCTGCAATTATCATATCATTTGTGTTGTAAATCACACTGCTTCTTGTCATGGTATCATCACATGCAGCACATATAACCTCCCCACCACccaaaaaagttttgaaaaaaaaaaaaagagtaaacaTATTTCAAGCCATTTTCAAAAAGAAGTTTGATTAAACGTTTCATCTCAAATATACCGAAGTAGTTGTGAAAGCGGTTCATAAATCATTAATATGTGTGACATATTATGTGTGACGTTGCACAATAGACTCAAACGCAGCTAGTATGTACTTCCTCCTTCTCAAGTCCAAACATCCCCAATTCCAGCTTACCCACCCACATTCAAATTACTATCCTGTCATTTAGACACAAGgatttatgacatttttataatgcCTTTTGTCCATCATATCCCAAATAATTCTGCTTGGAAAAAGTAATACACCTTCCATCTGGTTTTTGTTTTCCATTGGCTGTTATAATCGTGACAACCCATAATAGCAGCATGTTGTTTAGTTTAATCATTTGCGCAGTTATTGGATAATTTTATGAATACTTGTAATTAAAACACATACAACATTGAACTGTGACACTGTTTATAGCCTCGCTGAGGTACTGTATGTTCTCACCCTCTAAAGACATGGTAATTGCTCAGCTGCAGTTGATACAGCCACAAATGAGGCAAATGAGTCACTGGTAGAGAGATAAACAACTagataaggtttttttttttaactaatggAGATCACAATTTATATAGAACACCAACTTCAAAATCAATAACATATTCAGTAAATGACTATCAATTTTTATCTTccacactgaaaaaataaaattgggtGTAGAATCAGTTTTCACTGAATTTCACAAACATTACCAAAGAAACatcaagtaacacactgaattaaatatgacattttgaagCAGAAAGACATAAAACATACAACTTTgaaaattattgtaataaatatatattttttaaatatttttgatgaattttgtattattatttaatgttaaaattaatttttttaataattttaaattttttatatttatttagtcatttaaataagtATCGCCAAACTGgaataaaagttaataaaataaaacaattttcactaaGAAATTGCTTGTAcatttcacaatgaaacaccaactaacacactgaattatatgtgaaattttaaagaattaaaactgaaatagtatttttgttgttgtctttgtcagtgtataaattataaaagttATCAAAATGAATGGACGTGCTgcaaattcataaaatatacctgctgtatatttatttctcaaatgtattattttagtaattgcACTCAATGACCAACTTTGCATTCAAAATGAATAGGAAAGAGAATTGACACAATGACCaaagtttgtaaaaaaaagaaaaaaaaaagattatgttTTGGATTATGTTTTATAAGAAATTACTATTTCAGTCTTCGtacttcaaaatgtaatgtttaattcaatgcatTACTTGCAATTTCTTTCTAATTGGTAAAATTTgcaagcaatttctgagtgaaaattatttCTAGAAGACAAAGACCAattatgtacaaaaaaaattgaGTCATCTCTATCATAGTCCTCATGGACAGGAGAAATAAGCAGCAGCAGCACTAGTTTTGATTAACTCGATGAAGCCAAATCAGTGGCCCACTCCACGCTTGGCATCGGTCCAGATCAAATTACTGTAAGTTAGATGAATTATTTCACTTAACATAGTTGGGAAACATCACAGACTGCTCTCTACACCTACATGCTTTCAACCATCTGTTCTTTTGTTTACACCTCTTCATTTCCATGGCAACAACATGGGGGCAGGTAGCTTGTCGGAAATATTTGTAAGTAACATAGCCCTCATAAGATTAATGAGCGTTTGTGTGCTTTGACACAAAGAAATATTCTGAGACAGAATGGCTGATATAATACACAGTGACTCCAGCATATTAGTCAGTCTAAACTATTTTACACACTTAATTTCTTCTTGCGCTGGGTATTGAGCCATTTGTTGCATCATATCTGTGTTGAAATCACACTTGCTGTCTTCAAAGTTATCTCAAGCTCCTATTTATCATCATGTGTTTGACAGCGATAACGTCCTGTCTATGCCATCATTACTCATGCAGACAGAGAGTGGTCATTTTGCATACACAAACACTGTGACTTTGCTGGTTACGTTGCATTAGTGAAGTTTGACTACCCACACAGAATTTATTACGGGGTCACACACAATCATTCATTGTTTggaatttcatttaatttcggTATACAGAACTAAATACCTGGCTGTCTGAAACATAATGGGTAtgatagaaacagcctttgtttACACTATAATGTTTCATGTAGTGGGTGTTTGAGTTTAAATGAAGCTTATTATATCTTCCTGAAGCGTTGCGGCGTATGTTTTTATCCTTGTCTTTCAGAAGTGTTGTTTCCTGGAGACTTTTCCATTAATTAAAGAGAATATGAATAGACTGTTCTTATATTATCTTTCACAGTTTATAGGCATTGCGACTGATAATGAGGCTTGTATtaacgtgtgtgtgtactgAGGTGATGCAGAGAAGCAAAGTCAATTCATTTCTGTCACTCTGGGCCTTAAGGATTAGCAGGTGTAATTTACAGCACATAAAGGTGACATGGATGCATTTCCAGCTGACTgaaatatgtatgcatatatatatatatatgtacatttcAATGAGCAAGTAGAGGAGGCACATGATCAGATGCACATAAGTGAACAGATAAATGCTACAAAACgcacatattaaattaaaaaaacttccAAAGTGAAGGTGATGGTGTTTGATACTGCACTGTTTTGCTGCAGTTTCGGCGTGACGCTGACTGTTTGCACATGGAAATCCAAAGGTGGAGATGTTTGTGTTCATGTTCAAGCACTTATATGTTGTGTGAGCATGTAAATACACTATTATTGGGAGTATTTCTGAGGAACGATACCCGTCTGCTTTGCGTAACAGAATTAGTTAAGCTGCAGTTGCTCAGGAATGCAAAAGCAACTTATAGTAAAACTGCTAAATAAAGCTCATGCATTAATCAAATCCATTCAATATAACATAAtagcaataaaaacaataatggaACAAAGGAATAAATCACTTCCAAACAGACATTAAGTTAAAGTTTTATTATCTAATAGTCTgcagaaaaaaagttaaacaaacacataacAAAAAATGCCTGAACAATGAAGACAAACAGATGGGATTACAGTGCTTTTCACCTTAAAGGAAACCCAATAAAGAAACAATCTGCTATGAAGTGCTACAAACCATTCTGGGTCTTGGAGGTTAgactgagattttttttttttttttctgttttaattgagcaaagaaagaaattcaaGCATTTTCTAAGCTTCTCTAGTTCACTGATATTTGACATCAGTTCAAgagccattaaaaaaaaaaaaaaggaaagaaaagaaaaataattctCACGCAATACAAGTAAAACCTTTTGTAAGCTTTAACCCGGATGTAAAAcgcaaaataaaattttgggTTTGGAGCTCAAATGCATAGAAAAGTCCACTCATTCAGAATAAATAGAACCATTTCAAATGTCAAACTGCACTAGTGATTTTCTAGAAAGACCGCGAGGGTATTTCACCGCTTTTAAATTTGCCCGGTtcataaaataatgacattttgtCAAATACAAACATCCAGTTTTTCAGAAGTACATCTATGAGTGATATTTGATTCGCACACTGGATCGACCTATTGTTGTTAGTCTGTGGCCGTTGAATGTCTAAAGCAATTTAACACTACAAACATTTATCAATCTATTCATTAAGGTGGTTTTATTACCTTTGTCGTCCCATATACTACTTTATAATGGAAATGTTCTGACTGATAACAAAGAAGCAAGAGAGAAGTGTAACAAAAGAAAGCATACAAAAAGTCTTCATTGCTCTGAGATGGAACGTGATCCAAAACGAAGAGGTCCATGTGTATTGCATACAGTAGTCTTCCAGTCGAGTCTTTGTTCAGCTGTGCACGATCAGCCAACTGTGACTCAGTTCCTTAGTTTACAAGCCGAGTTCAATTCATGACAAAGTCTGAAGAATGtcttgcttctttttttttgtgtgtgtggcagCATGAGTGATGTTTATTAGGCGTGTGATATCAGTCTTCTGAAATGACGTCAATGTCCTCAGAGCTGCCCTGCTGAGTGGCCACCCTCCAGCGGCTCACATGCTGACTACCTTTCCTCTTCTGCTGCGATTCCGGCGACTCTTCCTCCAGCTTCTGTCTCTTGTGTTTGGTCCTTCTGTTCTGGAACCAGACTTTCACCTTAACAAGAGTGACAAAGAGAGGCCATCTGAATATATCActtagtaaaaaaatatatcttttttgattaaaaaaattaattgggaAGCAAATCTCGCCCGTACTGTGCTAGCTATTAAAATACTTTCACGGCACATTATTATgccatatttaaaaacatgcttaTGCCTGCTGCTCATTTGAAATATGACTGTTGACGTAATCTCTCAATCTGGTGAGGAAATCACGTTTCATTTTACAATCTCAATATGTGAAAACATATATATGTTATGTTACataagtttaattaaaaatttacattcttAATTTAAAAACGTATCAGAATAAAGATAAAATAGTGTGTTAAAAACATCCAAAACAACTCATTTAAAACATTCCCAGCAGGCGGCCAGCAGTCTTAAGCCAATAGAGAAAATGcttctgttttgcatttttataattaaaaacaattctaaattatattatcagcttaaaatatttgaaataaaggtgaaaaattaacatttaaaacagtgttaaaaacatttaaaataagtagATCATTTAAAAGCAGGTGTCTGAAAGTCTGAAACTACTAAAGATTCTTtgcatttttgtaattaaaaataattacagattATATTATCAGTATGAAAGTTTGAATGTAACGCAAGcgtaaattttaaaaatgtagcaaaatatggataaaacagtatttaaaaaacatccaaaataaaagtagcTTTAGatttaaagttttgttttaaaagattCACAGCAGGTGGCTAAAAGTCTAAAACCAccatatttcttattttatgtcataacatttatttaattcttttttattacattttcccACTTGTTTCCAGGTTCAGATTTTAAATCCCAGGTTTTCAAAAGTgcctcagacttttggaccccaGGTATTGCTCAAGCCTAACAATCCTACACAAACATGTATGTGAATGTATGTACAGACGATTGTGAAAATAACCAATTATTGAGTGTTGCATACACGCTTTGGAATTTATATGGCCTATCCCAAGGCAAGGAATGATGAATTACTTCCGTCTTGTGAGGAAACTAGATGAGTAAATGTGTGTTCACgtcccgtgtgtgtgtgtgtgtgcgtgtgtgtgtgtggtggaaTGCAGCCGTGTTCGCCGGAGGGATGGACCCTGACGCCTCTGTCTGCTTACCTGCGTCTCTGTCAGGCACAGCCCGTTGGCTAACTGCTTCCGCTCGGCTCCCACCACGTAATGGTTCTTCTCAAAGGCACGTTCCAGCCGGAGCAGCTGCGACGGGGAGAAGGCTGTGCGGATGCGCTTGGGCTTGCGAGAGAAAGGTCCGTGTAGCAGCAGGTTTTCCGGGCTACTGTCATCACCTGGAGACAAGAAATAAAGGGTACAATGTTAATTAGGAAGTcgacaattttattttgtattttaaataaataaataaaaatctaaaactttcttttaaaataatctaaagaaatcctaaaaaaaaaaaaatagcaagaGTATTAGTAATAGTAAGAAGTAAAGAGTGCAAGTTAATTAGTTATTGGATTATTTCatagtgtgtttttaaataaatgaataaatacaactctaaaaatttctttaaaaaataaaaatacaaaatagagAAATAAAGATGCATGTTAATTAGGAAGTAGAACATTTTATAGggattttgaataaataaataaaaatgtaaggctttctttaaaaaaaaaactgagaaataAAGAGTGCACGTTAACTGGGATGTGTACAATTTTATAGTGGGATTTTAAATAAGtaactaaaaatctaaaaatgtatttaaaaataaaaatagagaaaTAAAGATTACATGCTGGAAGTggacaattttatatttaattaaataatcatttaaaatgtactttacaaaaatgcttaaaaacagaaaatataataaaaaaatctaaaatgcacaaaaaaaaaaatctacaaaaaaTAAGGACATTCATACATGCAAAcgttttaaagatttttaattgTGACCTAAGTGTCAAAATACGTTTTTTGTGTTACATTTTTAGTAACCTTCTGCTGATATCGCAATGACATCGTTGCATTGCTTTTGAGATGTATCTATTTGAATGCCGCACGTGTGTGGCATTACATGTGCATTCATTAAATTCTTTTAGAgttcattagaatattaaaatatctgtcTTACGGCAACATGtcttcatttagcagatgtatTATCTAAAGACTCTGCTTTTATACAAAATAAGTGCTTTACATAGGCACAGCAGTGCAGACATTAGGTGCAGGACTGCATGTCTTAATTGAGCCACATGAGTCGATTTGAATAATTCCAGGTCTGTTCCAGACACGGCTGATGGAAAGTGTGTTCACACCGCATCATTCATACCAACCCAACATCTCCGTGCATTCACAGACGAGTCTTTAACCTTCGGCCCTCATAATGTGGCATTATCCTGATTTTCATACAAATGCAAGGCTTTGAAATATTGctgctaaaatataaatagacatCCGTGGCTGAAAAGATGTAAAACAATTGTGATGAATATGCTAATTGTCAGTTAAGCAAATCTAAA harbors:
- the emx3 gene encoding empty spiracles homeobox 3; protein product: MFQHNKKCFTIESLVGKDSNPSSAAADEPIRPTALRFTESIHPSPFGSCFQNSGRTLYSSSPEMIFTDPATHSTNSGLSLRHLQIPTQPFFSPHQREALNFYPWVLRNRYLGHRFQGDDSSPENLLLHGPFSRKPKRIRTAFSPSQLLRLERAFEKNHYVVGAERKQLANGLCLTETQVKVWFQNRRTKHKRQKLEEESPESQQKRKGSQHVSRWRVATQQGSSEDIDVISED